The following coding sequences are from one Natronorubrum halophilum window:
- a CDS encoding MarR family transcriptional regulator, translating to MAYQCVNRPDRTADVLMTLHGSGWMTNNELADEIGCTAANVRKITQKLVGEGRIESRPDVRYPCRKEFHVL from the coding sequence ATGGCGTATCAGTGTGTCAACCGGCCGGACCGGACTGCGGACGTCCTGATGACGCTCCACGGCTCCGGCTGGATGACGAACAACGAACTCGCAGACGAGATCGGATGCACGGCCGCCAACGTGCGCAAGATCACTCAAAAGCTCGTCGGTGAAGGTCGAATCGAATCACGCCCAGACGTGCGATACCCCTGCAGAAAGGAGTTCCACGTCCTATGA
- a CDS encoding DUF7563 family protein codes for MSKSENQMSLEEFQTAAEIAAEGYQKPQWTPMAHGEGKNEDQCQNCGNDVSLQFRRVLGNNDNIVYGCPECKTEREIYDGIESPQDGDQQ; via the coding sequence ATGAGTAAATCCGAGAACCAGATGAGCCTCGAAGAGTTCCAGACCGCCGCAGAGATCGCCGCAGAGGGCTACCAGAAACCGCAGTGGACGCCGATGGCCCACGGCGAGGGGAAGAACGAGGATCAGTGCCAGAACTGCGGGAACGACGTCTCGCTGCAGTTCCGGCGCGTCCTCGGCAACAACGACAACATCGTCTACGGTTGCCCTGAGTGCAAGACTGAGCGGGAGATCTACGACGGCATCGAATCACCACAGGACGGTGATCAGCAATGA
- a CDS encoding winged helix-turn-helix domain-containing protein, with translation MTRTDDTLLEFLEDTGLALSPRAIEHNMKTRYDESISYSSINGRLPALTDAGLVVKEYPPGGFYSITEKGRKYLDGELDAEDIENIE, from the coding sequence ATGACCCGGACAGATGACACCCTCCTTGAATTTTTGGAGGATACTGGATTGGCGCTGTCGCCGCGGGCAATTGAACACAACATGAAAACGCGCTATGACGAATCGATCTCGTATTCGTCGATAAACGGTCGCCTACCGGCCCTCACCGATGCAGGGCTGGTGGTCAAAGAATACCCGCCCGGTGGTTTCTATTCGATCACGGAGAAAGGACGGAAGTATCTTGATGGCGAACTCGATGCAGAGGACATTGAGAACATCGAATAA
- a CDS encoding single stranded DNA-binding domain-containing protein, with product MFWILFRAMILATAGGLITLVAIVAADPLLETMFAVTTNPNSRNAFWADEAMTWLPAIVFGSIVIKVLAGAAVRRGAI from the coding sequence ATGTTTTGGATCCTCTTCCGAGCGATGATCCTTGCCACGGCGGGCGGCCTGATCACGCTGGTCGCGATCGTCGCAGCAGACCCGTTGCTGGAGACCATGTTCGCAGTCACCACCAACCCGAACTCGCGTAACGCGTTCTGGGCTGACGAGGCGATGACGTGGCTGCCGGCGATCGTCTTCGGCTCCATCGTGATCAAAGTCCTCGCGGGCGCGGCTGTCCGCAGAGGTGCGATCTAA
- a CDS encoding zonular occludens toxin domain-containing protein: MSIEKTKSKDAVPPLVRDNPILRHKVWNKMHRHNDNWMAAVVGETGSGKSWASIRIAEAVDPDFSIDQVAFGVREFMELVTDDSLGRGSVIVFEEASVEASAHEWYSKSNQVLSNVLDTWRHQNRGAIFTLPAFGQLQKTARGRMSALVQMHEKNEDAGYTIAKYKRCQQNTDTGKIYKKYSTLNGKRYKYLTLRPPSEELRQAYEEKKSQYTRDLNEELLEELIAAEEEKKKDEDQDPKDIYNKITSEGAISEYISDNHGQQYIDRDLIELEYDIGDKQSRKVKALLKKDVDDNVM; the protein is encoded by the coding sequence ATGTCCATCGAGAAAACAAAATCAAAAGACGCCGTTCCACCTCTGGTTAGAGATAACCCGATTCTCCGGCACAAGGTGTGGAATAAGATGCATCGCCACAACGATAACTGGATGGCGGCGGTTGTCGGCGAGACGGGCTCTGGGAAGTCCTGGGCCTCTATCCGGATTGCAGAGGCCGTTGACCCGGACTTTAGCATCGATCAGGTGGCGTTTGGTGTCCGTGAGTTCATGGAACTCGTGACCGATGACTCTCTGGGTCGTGGTAGTGTAATCGTCTTCGAAGAGGCCTCTGTGGAGGCTTCTGCCCACGAATGGTACTCGAAGAGCAACCAGGTCCTGTCGAACGTTCTCGACACCTGGAGGCACCAAAACCGGGGAGCTATCTTTACGCTGCCTGCGTTCGGCCAGCTGCAGAAGACTGCTCGAGGCCGGATGTCTGCCTTGGTCCAGATGCACGAGAAGAACGAGGATGCTGGGTACACGATCGCGAAGTACAAGCGATGCCAGCAGAACACGGATACGGGGAAGATCTACAAGAAGTACTCCACGCTCAACGGAAAGCGATACAAGTACCTCACTCTCCGGCCGCCATCCGAGGAACTCCGTCAGGCCTACGAGGAGAAGAAGTCACAGTACACGAGAGATCTTAACGAGGAGCTGCTCGAGGAGTTGATCGCTGCGGAGGAAGAAAAGAAGAAAGACGAGGATCAGGATCCCAAAGATATCTACAATAAGATCACCTCCGAGGGGGCCATTAGTGAGTATATTTCTGACAATCACGGGCAACAGTATATCGACCGTGACCTAATTGAGTTGGAGTACGACATCGGTGACAAGCAATCACGAAAGGTCAAAGCGCTGCTCAAGAAGGACGTCGACGACAACGTGATGTGA
- a CDS encoding DUF2188 domain-containing protein yields the protein MTVEVRSQGGQWTVMVNGSTHSTHRLKSAAEDEAQRVARKRGGNLRVQKRDGQFQYNRSY from the coding sequence ATGACGGTAGAAGTCAGATCCCAGGGAGGGCAGTGGACGGTGATGGTCAACGGGTCCACGCACTCGACGCATCGGCTAAAATCAGCGGCAGAGGACGAAGCGCAGAGGGTCGCACGCAAGCGCGGTGGGAACTTGCGCGTACAGAAGCGAGACGGGCAGTTTCAGTACAACCGATCCTACTGA
- a CDS encoding recombinase family protein produces the protein MNVAGYIRVSTEQQRDEGSHESQREQLEEWADRNDHDLEVFEDIAISGQSEEREAYEDLMGRAEDFDAIVVRELSRFGRSLRKVLNDVHDLSERDVDFISIKDQFDTSTAQGKLMMHMIGAFNQFWADLARERANEMVQRRREQGKPIGRPKKVNEEQLEDVLEWNERGMSYNEIAVLLGEIHDVDVDRTTVYRYCKQHGAEA, from the coding sequence ATGAACGTAGCGGGCTACATTCGAGTGTCCACAGAGCAGCAACGAGACGAAGGTTCCCATGAAAGCCAACGGGAGCAACTCGAGGAGTGGGCCGACCGGAACGACCACGACCTCGAGGTCTTCGAAGACATCGCGATATCGGGCCAGTCCGAAGAGCGCGAAGCGTACGAGGACCTGATGGGACGAGCTGAGGACTTCGACGCGATCGTGGTTAGGGAACTCTCCCGCTTCGGCCGCTCACTCCGCAAGGTGCTCAACGATGTCCACGATCTCAGCGAGAGGGACGTAGACTTCATCTCGATTAAGGACCAGTTCGACACGTCGACCGCTCAGGGAAAACTGATGATGCACATGATCGGAGCGTTCAATCAGTTCTGGGCCGACCTCGCACGTGAGCGCGCGAACGAGATGGTCCAACGACGACGGGAGCAGGGCAAACCGATCGGCAGGCCAAAGAAAGTCAACGAGGAGCAGCTCGAGGACGTCCTCGAGTGGAACGAACGAGGCATGAGCTACAACGAGATTGCCGTGCTACTCGGAGAGATTCACGATGTGGATGTTGATCGAACGACAGTCTACCGATACTGCAAGCAACACGGAGCAGAAGCATGA
- a CDS encoding FkbM family methyltransferase — translation MVIKTVVETSRCQIRDVHKRAINAGLAIGLVDDIATLHIGNVSVDFRTQSQKERWRARSAMGEADIFEFLERHLEDDDVFWDVGAAVGTYSVFAATLVDRVVAFEPEPLNLSRIRENTALNGLNNVQAMRYALSSSPGSARLERKDGVGHGGHTLSPEGSFEVDVIRGDTIDPAPDVIKIDVEGHEAHVLDGLGDHLDTVRTVIVEVHEDALLKDVLEPLERAGLEVEEFGDRDSLLGGGSGEFHLLARR, via the coding sequence ATGGTTATTAAAACTGTAGTAGAGACTAGCAGATGCCAGATCAGGGACGTCCACAAGCGGGCGATCAACGCAGGCCTCGCCATCGGCCTCGTCGACGACATCGCGACGCTGCACATCGGTAACGTCAGCGTGGATTTCCGGACCCAGTCCCAGAAAGAGCGATGGCGTGCCCGCTCTGCAATGGGCGAGGCAGACATCTTCGAGTTCCTCGAGCGCCATCTCGAAGACGACGACGTGTTCTGGGATGTCGGCGCTGCGGTGGGAACGTACTCAGTATTCGCAGCGACGCTCGTCGATCGGGTTGTTGCTTTCGAACCTGAGCCGCTGAACCTTTCCAGAATCCGCGAGAACACTGCACTGAACGGGCTAAACAACGTGCAGGCGATGAGGTATGCACTTTCCTCCTCGCCAGGGTCAGCGCGACTCGAGCGGAAAGACGGTGTCGGGCATGGCGGTCACACACTCTCTCCGGAAGGGAGCTTCGAGGTTGACGTTATCCGTGGCGACACGATCGACCCAGCGCCGGACGTCATTAAGATCGATGTCGAGGGTCACGAGGCACATGTTCTCGACGGCCTCGGCGATCATCTCGATACAGTGCGGACGGTCATCGTGGAGGTCCACGAGGATGCGCTACTCAAGGACGTCCTCGAGCCGCTGGAGCGAGCTGGCCTCGAGGTTGAGGAGTTCGGCGACCGTGATTCGCTGCTTGGCGGCGGGTCAGGAGAGTTCCATCTGCTGGCTCGTCGGTGA
- a CDS encoding GIY-YIG nuclease family protein: MALSKEMLEAYGRKELDKYTHWVYALNCRNTYRTFDELERKAENRLGDKPWWLRQAFEANRLYYIGQTENLEKRIGQHFKNQNSSDFTTLFGPAGIERLEPVHSRNSAEYTEKQLHEAWKDVDDWFVYSK, translated from the coding sequence ATGGCGCTGTCAAAGGAAATGCTCGAGGCGTACGGGCGAAAAGAGTTGGATAAGTACACTCACTGGGTGTACGCGCTGAATTGCCGGAATACGTATCGTACGTTTGACGAACTCGAACGAAAGGCAGAGAATCGCTTAGGAGATAAGCCATGGTGGCTCCGTCAGGCGTTTGAGGCCAATCGACTGTACTACATCGGGCAGACCGAGAACTTGGAGAAAAGGATCGGACAGCATTTCAAGAATCAAAACTCGTCTGACTTCACCACACTGTTCGGACCGGCCGGGATCGAAAGACTAGAACCGGTGCACAGCAGGAATAGCGCAGAATATACTGAAAAACAGCTACATGAGGCGTGGAAAGACGTCGATGACTGGTTCGTATACTCAAAATGA
- a CDS encoding DUF4177 domain-containing protein, whose amino-acid sequence MTARDPDHQTEQRYEYVVARATERINDYAEDGWRLVETVEEHGTTKKLIFERPTDDE is encoded by the coding sequence ATGACAGCGCGAGATCCGGACCATCAGACAGAGCAGCGATACGAGTATGTAGTTGCCCGAGCAACGGAACGCATCAACGATTACGCCGAAGACGGTTGGCGTCTCGTCGAGACTGTCGAAGAACACGGTACGACGAAGAAATTGATCTTCGAGAGGCCTACCGATGACGAGTGA
- a CDS encoding pathogenicity island protein: MSGQSEKETNRLKEMVYEYVEERQGVSFVELEGLLEDEIEIEGEQWIASTIDPKINFWVGLSEEFSDLIIDMLSDEELYVDPCQPIVYMVDGKVPDLDIVKQPPADGYKTERWLPVAFYTYDPEDGHER, translated from the coding sequence ATGAGCGGTCAATCTGAGAAAGAAACAAACCGGTTGAAGGAGATGGTCTACGAGTACGTAGAGGAACGCCAAGGCGTTTCTTTCGTAGAATTAGAGGGCCTTCTCGAGGATGAGATCGAGATTGAGGGCGAACAGTGGATAGCATCCACAATTGACCCGAAGATCAATTTCTGGGTAGGGCTGAGCGAGGAGTTCTCAGACTTAATCATAGACATGCTGTCTGACGAGGAACTCTACGTTGATCCGTGTCAGCCCATCGTCTACATGGTGGACGGAAAGGTTCCCGACCTGGACATCGTTAAACAACCACCGGCGGACGGTTACAAGACCGAAAGGTGGCTTCCTGTGGCGTTTTACACATACGATCCGGAGGATGGCCATGAGCGGTGA
- a CDS encoding tyrosine-type recombinase/integrase, with translation MVRHSHQDALSESEFEQLVEATDELSKPYDAECLFVLVAAGRLGMRAGEISHLRESWIDWDTNQIQIPRFDPCDHGKGGTVCGYCRAQSNLAVENGTYETLEEAVENRWEPKTENSARAIPFDYDDFVETVVCEFFDDRDCWPHSRVSINRRVDRILEAAGYPTSKCYPHSLRATAASHHAYRGLPAAALQSLFGWSNLQTAQKYLRLSGGATAKALKDAHAD, from the coding sequence ATGGTTCGCCACTCCCACCAAGACGCGCTTTCTGAGTCTGAGTTTGAGCAGCTCGTCGAAGCGACCGACGAACTCTCGAAACCGTACGACGCCGAATGCCTGTTCGTGTTAGTAGCGGCAGGACGTCTCGGCATGCGGGCCGGCGAGATCTCGCACCTTCGCGAGTCGTGGATCGACTGGGACACCAACCAGATCCAGATCCCACGGTTCGATCCGTGCGACCACGGCAAGGGCGGCACTGTCTGTGGCTACTGCCGGGCTCAGTCTAATCTGGCGGTCGAGAACGGCACCTACGAAACTCTCGAGGAAGCCGTCGAGAACCGCTGGGAACCGAAGACCGAGAATAGCGCACGCGCAATCCCGTTCGACTACGATGATTTCGTCGAGACCGTGGTCTGTGAGTTCTTCGACGATCGTGACTGCTGGCCTCACTCGCGCGTTTCCATCAACCGGCGTGTCGATCGGATCCTCGAGGCCGCCGGCTATCCGACGTCCAAGTGCTACCCGCACTCGTTGCGTGCGACCGCTGCGAGTCACCATGCCTATCGTGGGCTGCCAGCGGCCGCCCTCCAGTCGCTATTCGGATGGTCGAACCTCCAGACCGCGCAGAAATATCTCCGGCTCAGTGGCGGTGCAACGGCCAAGGCGCTCAAGGACGCCCACGCAGACTAA
- a CDS encoding site-specific integrase, with amino-acid sequence MNLEPIDPKTAVELYLAEREAEAAESTIRSHGARLSHFVRWCGERDIDNLNDLTGRKLHEYRLCRRNDGDLKKTTLKTQMDTLRVFVRFLGTIDGVDQDLHEKVRSPDLRPGEGVREVMLDQEQAEAVLDHLERYEYASLPHVTLAFLWHTMIRMGAARSLDVEDILREWGQDF; translated from the coding sequence ATGAACCTCGAACCAATCGACCCGAAAACCGCAGTTGAATTGTACCTCGCCGAGCGCGAGGCCGAAGCGGCCGAATCGACGATCCGCTCGCACGGAGCACGACTGAGCCACTTCGTCCGCTGGTGCGGCGAGCGCGACATCGACAACCTAAACGACCTCACGGGGCGGAAGCTCCACGAGTACCGTCTCTGCCGACGGAACGACGGCGACCTGAAGAAGACGACTCTGAAGACGCAGATGGACACCCTCCGGGTATTTGTCCGGTTCCTCGGCACGATCGACGGCGTCGATCAGGACTTGCACGAGAAGGTCCGATCGCCCGATCTCCGCCCGGGCGAGGGCGTCCGCGAGGTGATGCTCGACCAAGAGCAGGCTGAGGCGGTTCTGGACCACCTCGAGCGGTACGAGTACGCGTCACTTCCGCACGTGACGCTCGCGTTCCTTTGGCACACGATGATTCGGATGGGAGCCGCGCGCTCGCTCGACGTCGAGGATATCCTCCGAGAGTGGGGACAGGATTTTTGA
- a CDS encoding pilin: MSPKVLSIAMWMAFLVIMTGSATAQSDVGDVYCGTGVETGITIVFGAIAGLGLPATGFYVCRAGLSYMRAGGNPEKKNTAKERLVMSGIGFGIIVLALISPELIDNVGSQMGFNFSSCVKPF, encoded by the coding sequence ATGTCACCGAAGGTACTCTCGATCGCCATGTGGATGGCATTCCTCGTCATTATGACTGGCTCAGCGACTGCCCAGTCGGATGTGGGTGATGTCTACTGTGGGACTGGCGTCGAAACCGGGATCACCATTGTCTTCGGTGCGATTGCCGGACTCGGGCTCCCTGCAACGGGCTTCTACGTTTGCCGGGCAGGCCTCTCGTACATGCGTGCCGGAGGAAATCCCGAGAAGAAGAATACCGCCAAAGAGCGGCTGGTTATGTCGGGTATTGGGTTCGGAATCATCGTCCTCGCCCTTATCTCGCCCGAACTCATCGACAACGTCGGAAGCCAGATGGGATTCAACTTCTCCAGTTGTGTCAAGCCGTTCTAG